CTGTACGCCGTCTGTCTAGCTATAGATCGGTGCAAAACACCTTCTCATGGTGAAGACTACAAGTGGAGCAAGACAAACCGTTGTTCTTCATTGGAGTGGGTCGGTGAAAAGATACCGTTTCTGGCTCGTGACAGGACCGGCCTCAGCCTACCGAAACCTTTCACAGCTGAGCAGTTCCAGTCGAGGATGCAAGCTTCGTTCAGGCCGAGCCGATCAAAAGCCCCCGAAGGCTGCACATCCGAAACATTCTGGAGCAGAGGCTCGGAAAATTTCGAGCAGGCATATTTCAGCCGGATGAAGCACAACGCCATGCATTATGACGCGGCAGGTGCGGAACAGCTACTTCCCCGTTTCATCGAAAGTCTGGAAACGATGATCGTTGACATCACGACACCTGATGCAACAAGGCGTCTTTCTGTCATCGGACACAACTCATCTGATGACGACGAGCTCAGTTCTATCGACAGCTTCGAAGAACCGATGCTTGATAATGGAAGTGTACCACGACCAGATGAAGCTTCGCCAAGATCATCGACCTCGGACCCTTCACCACCTGAGCCCCTGCCAGAGAGCCGGATGTTGACTGACGAGCATCCTCGAAAGAGACGCAAACTGGAGCACATACCGCGTCGCATATCGTCTGAAAGTGTGGGAGACGGTATTTTCGACGGACCAGGGGAACGCACATTCGACCTCGATGCCGGCAAGATCAAGGCAGCAATGAACGACATTTCACAGCTCATCCAATCAGCGGTCGCTGGCTTCATGTCGGACATCAGGCTCAGCATTGGACAGGCTAGCCTCTACAGTCGATGCCTCGACGCTGGTCTGGTGGCGCTCTTCCACACTTCATTCAGCGTCGACATCCGCGCTACGTATGAGACACTCCAAAGCCTCAACAAGCTACAGGCGTATGATGTCTTGCGCTCGTTGGTCTCGGCATTCCTTTACAGCAATATTTTCGATGGAGGCCTCGACTGGCAGCAAGAGCTGTGTCAAGAGGTCGTGCAGGCCGAGCGAAAGGCTAAGCACGGCTCTTCTTGGAAAGTAGGAACTTGGCAGACGTTGGCTGACAAGTAGAAAGATTTGACGACTACGTTGTTCAGACTGTTGACCGGGTCACTGTCCACTGAGCCAACGCGTGTCGAACTTGCTCGAGAACAAGCCCATGCCGTGTCTGCCCAAGAGCTGGGACTTGCCATGGATAAGGGCAACACCGAGGCAATCCGGATCCACGCCGAGAAGGTGTCACAACAAGCCACCACGACGATGCTTCCGCATCTCGAACAACTAGTCAAGCTTGCAGACATGTTCTTTCACCTCTCCGTCGATGGCAAACCCGGTCTAACCAAGTTCACCGAGAACTTGACCAACGTGGTGGACAAGTGTCTTCGCCTGAAGATTAATCTCTGCCGCTCAAGCTTCTCGCACGCTTTCTACTGGCCAGCTCCACGACAGCCCATCGATCTGAATACCATGAATTGTCCTTACCAGCAAATCTGCTCCCAGCCTTCTGTCGTGGCTTACACTCTGCTACCCGGTATTCTTATCACCGAGCACTCTGAGGAGAGAATCGCTAGGTCGGCCGATGTGATGGCGCGTGCGGCTGATCTCGCAGTCAATCTCGCGCCGCTTGGTTCGCCAATGTCAACAAACTAAACACAATGGACGGACAGTGCATGCGGCTAATGGCATCTGCCAGGATTTACTCGACGTCCGATGCATAACGTTGAGAGCGGTCGAGCTATAGAATTGCAGTACACCATCGCGTCGGGCACGACTTTGCTACATCGACGGGCACACAAGTCGCGCTTCATGCCGAGCCAGTGTCTCTGCTGTGGCGTGACAGCTTCTTTCACCATTGTACTGACTGTCATTTCCCTGGGCTTGGTTGCGGAAGGACAGTCTGTGGCACATTATGGGAAGTTGGTCTGGATTTCGGCACGTGTTGTGTATTGAGAATGTTTGGCAGGAGCATAGACTCCTTAGCCAAGCCAATACATAGGCACACATCTACCAACGGGTATGTACTATCTATCTTCACACTCGGTTTCTGCTCATTCAATGGAAGCGATACGCAACGTGTTCCAAGCACTTTGACGCAATTGGTGGGTTGTGCAAAAACAGTCATCTGCCGTAGCGTTTGCGGTTGTCAGCTAACGTCAATCGCATGAAGTCCTTCCAGGCCAGTGTCCCGGTCATCAGATCGGTGAGGGAACAAAGCCATGTCTTTTGACATCGAGGACGCCAATTCGTGTCTCTTCGAGGTTCGGACCAAGAAGATTCCGATCGACGTAGTCTTTCAGATCAAGTGTAGACATCTGGAAGGCGTCACGGCTGAGATGCTCAATACGTCCCAGCAATCTGCCCGATCCTCCCTCCATCCACGACATTAACACACCCATTCAAATACGCCCCCGCCGGACTCGCCATATACAACACCGTCCCCGCCATATCACTCGTCGCCCCCAACCGCTCCGCCGGAATGAACCCCTTCTCAAAAGCCCCCTCAACACACGGATCACCCTTACTCCTCGTGATCCCCGCACTCAAGTCGCCAGGGAAGAGACCTGGTGCGATGCCGTTCACGCGGATGGAGTATGGTACCAGGGCTCCAGAGAGGCTCTTAACCAAGTGCGTCGTGGCGGCTTTGGTCATGGGGTAAGCCGAGAAGCCCAGGGGGTTGCGGAGGTAGCCTGCTATGGAGGTTGTGACGAGGACTTGGGATTTTATGCCGGCGAAGTTTTGGGCTTTGTTGCCGGCGTCGAGGAGTTTGAGGAAGGCGAAGGTTGTGAAGGCGACGGCTGTGGTGTTGGTGGCGAAGCCGGCTGTATATCACATTAGTATGGCAAACGAAGTGGGGAAAGCATGGGAGTGTATTACTGTTCCAATCCTCCATATTCTGCTCCATGCAAGCATCAGCATACTCCTCCAACGTCGCCTCGTTCGGCTCCGCGCTAATGGGCGGAGAGTACCATCCACTATTCGCACAGACGAGGTTCACGTAGCCGGTTTCGTTCTTGGTCTGTTCAGCGACTCGGCGGAGGGAGTCTTTCGAGGTGGCATCGCCGACGATGGGAATAACATTGCCGTGTGGTGAGGCCTCTCGGGCAGCTTCCTCAAGTTTCTCTTTGCGGCGACCGACTATGTAGGCCTTTGCTGCGCCGTTGTTGGCAAAGGCTTTGGTCATCATTAGGCCAATTCCTGCGAGAGGCGTTACTGTGGATTGGGCGGAGAGTGCTACGACGAACCTGTGCCACCGCCGGTGATAACGACGACCATGCCCTTGACGCCGAAGAGCTTGGTCGGGTCTACCGTGTTGGGATCCATGATCTTGGGCGGTACTCCTGAAGGTACCGTGTGTGCAGGATTTGTGTGATGAAGTGAAGTGCTATAGTACCAATCGGGGTGGGTCCTGCAAAGTGGGCCATGGCTGACGACTGGTGCTGTAACGCAGATATGACTGGAAAGCGCACCGAACAGCGAGAGAAGCAAAGCACAGAGAATCAAACCAGGCCCGGGTCGACAGCAGAGACAGACTGCCGTGGTACTCGAGGACTTCGCAGCGTCTCTATGACGGGATATCCGGATATGCACTGGTGAGAGCGAGGCCGGAAATAAGTGGGAGTGGCTGAAGATGCATCTTGAGATGTGCGGTTCGGAGGACGGAGTTGAGCCAGATAGAGAGGAGTCAGGGACTCCGGACTGGCGCTGAAGTCTGAGGCGCTTGGCTTGATGCTTTGCCTGGAGGAGAGGCTTTAGTTACAGCGGCATAGTCGGTAGCATGGTTACGTTGGCGATGTGGGGATGATACGCGCATAGGACATGCTCCCGAAGGAGGTTGCATGAATTTTGACTTCATTGATGAGCCCAACAGCTCTCTTTCATCTATGTGCACTCGTCTCTAAATCTTGGTCTCGCCACTCGCAAAGCCATTGACCACAGCTGTCATAAGCTGATTCGCAATCGCAGTGTTGGGCGGTAATCTCAAATCGCCCTGCTTGTACTCTGG
Above is a window of Fulvia fulva chromosome 6, complete sequence DNA encoding:
- a CDS encoding Short-chain dehydrogenase/reductase SAT3; its protein translation is MAHFAGPTPIGVPPKIMDPNTVDPTKLFGVKGMVVVITGGGTGIGLMMTKAFANNGAAKAYIVGRRKEKLEEAAREASPHGNVIPIVGDATSKDSLRRVAEQTKNETGYVNLVCANSGWYSPPISAEPNEATLEEYADACMEQNMEDWNTGFATNTTAVAFTTFAFLKLLDAGNKAQNFAGIKSQVLVTTSIAGYLRNPLGFSAYPMTKAATTHLVKSLSGALVPYSIRVNGIAPGLFPGDLSAGITRSKGDPCVEGAFEKGFIPAERLGATSDMAGTVLYMASPAGAYLNGCVNVVDGGRIGQIAGTY